Genomic segment of Thermodesulfobium sp. 4217-1:
TCCTTATCATCTTTGAACTGCTCATAAACCTCTTTGCGATTTGCAAGCATCTTGTTATAGACAAACCGCACACAGCCAAAGGTTTTATTGATAAGAATTTCCTGTTCG
This window contains:
- a CDS encoding helix-turn-helix domain-containing protein; protein product: MNKSYKYRICPAPEQEILINKTFGCVRFVYNKMLANRKEVYEQFKDDK